A region from the Halobacillus mangrovi genome encodes:
- a CDS encoding YqcI/YcgG family protein, whose product MFLCSKSWIEENKKELDLWKLSAFEHFSTIMTDKKKPYPCVPGIQGFSKDMLRFGFAGDPRLEETAKHLSILLKEYGEISRDTGAYASLVVLFDSRSISTETDVEDYRELFWNLLNKVHKYDEEPWPENIPQYPDHHEWEFCFDQEPYFTFCATPAHSLRKSRYFPYFLMAFQPRWVFEEINASTTLGSRLKTIIRKRLVDYDQISPHPDLKWYGQEDNYEWKQYFLSEDETSPSKCPFMAIKNKLKSLRS is encoded by the coding sequence ATGTTTTTATGTTCAAAAAGTTGGATTGAGGAAAATAAAAAAGAGCTTGATCTCTGGAAGCTCTCGGCCTTTGAACATTTCAGCACCATAATGACTGATAAAAAGAAACCATATCCTTGTGTCCCTGGGATTCAAGGTTTTTCAAAAGATATGCTGCGTTTCGGTTTTGCTGGAGATCCAAGATTGGAAGAAACAGCGAAACATTTGTCGATATTGTTAAAAGAATATGGAGAAATATCAAGAGACACTGGAGCCTACGCTTCCTTAGTCGTTCTCTTTGATTCCAGATCCATAAGCACTGAAACCGATGTCGAAGATTATAGAGAGTTATTTTGGAATTTATTAAACAAGGTTCATAAATACGATGAAGAACCTTGGCCAGAGAATATTCCGCAATACCCTGATCATCACGAATGGGAGTTTTGCTTTGACCAAGAACCCTATTTTACCTTTTGTGCAACGCCGGCTCACTCTCTCCGTAAAAGCAGGTATTTCCCCTATTTCTTAATGGCTTTTCAACCCAGGTGGGTGTTTGAAGAAATTAACGCTTCTACCACGCTTGGAAGCCGGCTGAAAACTATAATTCGCAAGCGCTTGGTTGATTATGATCAAATCTCACCACACCCGGACTTGAAGTGGTACGGACAGGAAGATAATTATGAATGGAAGCAATACTTCCTAAGCGAAGACGAAACTTCCCCTTCTAAGTGTCCGTTTATGGCAATCAAAAACAAATTAAAGAGTTTACGGTCTTGA
- a CDS encoding LysE family transporter — protein MSIFLSYILLGLSLSAPIGPINAAQLDKGLRFGFWHAWLVGVGGMIADGIFMLLIYFGIAQFVDVPIIKVLLWSAGFFVLCYTGYESILKSNSITGSKSNFRYESRSKAFRTGFLMAASNPMNILFWLSIYGSMIAQTSDQYGTSQLLLYSSGIFLGITLWDITMASIATGARRWVKPRALRLISTMSGFVLIGFGVYFGVQALRLLFG, from the coding sequence ATGAGTATTTTTCTCAGTTACATACTATTAGGGTTATCGTTATCTGCCCCAATTGGTCCGATTAATGCCGCTCAATTGGACAAGGGACTCCGGTTTGGTTTTTGGCATGCCTGGCTTGTAGGTGTAGGAGGAATGATTGCAGACGGGATCTTTATGCTGCTTATTTATTTTGGGATTGCCCAATTCGTAGACGTTCCCATTATCAAGGTCTTATTATGGTCTGCAGGTTTTTTTGTTCTCTGTTATACGGGATACGAAAGTATTCTAAAGTCCAATTCTATTACAGGTAGCAAAAGTAATTTCAGATACGAATCAAGAAGCAAAGCTTTTCGGACAGGCTTTCTTATGGCTGCTTCCAATCCAATGAATATATTGTTTTGGCTAAGCATATACGGCTCAATGATTGCACAGACCTCTGACCAATACGGGACCTCACAGCTTCTTCTCTACAGCAGCGGAATCTTTCTTGGCATCACTTTATGGGATATTACAATGGCAAGTATTGCTACCGGAGCACGAAGGTGGGTGAAGCCCCGGGCTCTTCGCCTCATTTCTACAATGTCCGGTTTTGTATTAATTGGTTTTGGAGTTTACTTTGGTGTACAAGCACTCCGCTTGTTGTTCGGATAG
- a CDS encoding spore coat protein, whose amino-acid sequence MQKPNQNQNQQMGGTQMPPNMMQNKNHGGHEMFDAHEVIAGIISMLDQYQMYEQHIQNPELKDIAQRQSAFVTQMYNTIVQSFQTGQDPTQSTQQYKMAQNNDAVYGLKPGQPKKPNQSVNDLSDQGLSAYMLGQTKSLATLLAMTALEMTNPVLRRVIADSVPNFIEMSYETFLYQNKHGYYQVPQLQQQDMNQMLQSYTTVPVQGNTTH is encoded by the coding sequence ATGCAAAAGCCGAACCAGAATCAAAATCAGCAAATGGGCGGGACTCAAATGCCCCCTAACATGATGCAGAACAAAAACCATGGCGGACATGAAATGTTTGACGCTCATGAAGTAATCGCGGGGATCATCAGTATGCTCGATCAGTATCAAATGTATGAACAGCATATTCAGAATCCTGAACTGAAGGATATCGCTCAGCGTCAATCTGCATTTGTGACTCAGATGTATAATACAATTGTTCAGAGTTTCCAGACTGGTCAAGATCCAACCCAGTCAACTCAGCAGTATAAAATGGCACAGAATAATGACGCTGTCTATGGACTTAAGCCAGGACAGCCAAAAAAGCCAAACCAATCTGTTAACGATCTATCTGACCAGGGTTTATCCGCTTATATGCTTGGTCAAACGAAAAGTTTAGCGACTCTTTTAGCAATGACGGCTTTGGAGATGACCAACCCAGTATTACGCAGAGTGATTGCTGATAGTGTTCCAAACTTTATTGAAATGAGTTACGAAACATTCCTTTACCAAAACAAGCATGGGTACTACCAAGTTCCTCAGCTTCAACAACAAGATATGAACCAGATGCTTCAAAGCTATACCACTGTGCCTGTTCAAGGAAATACGACTCATTAA
- a CDS encoding VOC family protein, whose protein sequence is MKLLGYRHVTVSEESEQMVDFFENKLGLANSWIETGKYSGGVFKSENSWLEFWSKSEDMPEMTMLQLIVDDADEFADRIKTSGVELYGPVEERGEKIYSMTAPNRMPVTIQSSIK, encoded by the coding sequence TTGAAATTATTGGGTTATCGTCATGTAACTGTTTCTGAAGAGAGTGAACAAATGGTGGACTTTTTCGAGAACAAACTCGGGTTAGCCAATTCATGGATAGAAACAGGCAAGTATTCAGGTGGTGTTTTCAAAAGTGAGAACAGCTGGCTTGAATTTTGGTCTAAAAGTGAGGACATGCCGGAAATGACTATGCTCCAACTTATTGTAGATGATGCAGACGAGTTTGCCGACCGCATAAAAACAAGTGGAGTCGAACTTTACGGTCCTGTAGAGGAACGCGGAGAAAAAATCTACTCCATGACAGCCCCTAACCGCATGCCCGTGACGATCCAATCCTCTATCAAATAG
- a CDS encoding YpjP family protein, translated as MKLWGRKIFVVLVSVLTLGLYVPPTYVHTDAAENKEMAPEDHEGSFAASNGEIIPGDEPTLVPEADNENDSEEDYIHLITEQAKEQTLTKMGPRIVKKVDTDMTNEILPKIEEVVEMILEEVGEEELPYYEITEELTPGYGEKIFNLYNYKTGEELAKFHVRRDKRPGEGYWFNFHYHLNDDDFVKHHSIGEIYWEKNTPPKWMS; from the coding sequence ATGAAGCTATGGGGAAGAAAGATCTTTGTTGTACTCGTATCTGTTCTTACATTAGGTTTATATGTCCCACCTACTTATGTACATACCGATGCAGCGGAAAATAAGGAGATGGCTCCAGAGGATCACGAAGGCAGTTTTGCTGCATCCAATGGGGAGATCATTCCAGGGGATGAACCAACTCTTGTTCCTGAAGCAGATAATGAAAATGATTCAGAAGAGGACTACATCCATTTGATTACCGAGCAAGCGAAAGAGCAGACGCTGACTAAGATGGGACCAAGAATTGTAAAAAAAGTTGATACAGATATGACGAACGAAATATTACCTAAAATTGAAGAAGTTGTTGAAATGATTCTAGAAGAAGTGGGAGAAGAAGAACTTCCCTACTATGAAATTACGGAAGAACTGACACCGGGGTACGGAGAGAAAATTTTCAATCTGTACAATTACAAAACCGGAGAAGAACTTGCTAAATTCCACGTCAGAAGAGATAAACGTCCTGGAGAAGGATACTGGTTTAATTTTCATTACCATTTAAACGACGATGACTTTGTTAAACACCATTCTATTGGAGAAATTTACTGGGAAAAAAATACCCCCCCTAAATGGATGTCTTAA
- the murB gene encoding UDP-N-acetylmuramate dehydrogenase, which produces MENKTKIYNKLLNLVKEENVKVDEVLKDHLYTKLGGKADFFITPTTFEEIQNVVKLTNEEDIPFTLLGNGSNLIIKDGGIRGIVINLKHLDKISSQGDTVVAQSGARIIDASRYALEQHLSGLEFACGIPGTVGGALYMNAGAYGGEIKDVLDYAYVVDKEGNLVKRLASELDLDYRTSNIPDNGDIVVEATFNLKPASYEEIKAVMDDLTFKRESKQPLEYPSCGSVFKRPPGYFAGKLIQDSELQGTNIGGAEVSKKHAGFIVNKDNATTKDYISLIEHVQRTVKEKFGVDLEREVRIIGEDQD; this is translated from the coding sequence ATGGAAAACAAAACGAAGATTTACAATAAATTGTTGAATCTTGTTAAAGAGGAAAATGTAAAAGTGGATGAAGTGTTGAAGGATCACTTATACACCAAGTTAGGTGGAAAAGCAGATTTTTTCATCACTCCGACGACATTTGAGGAGATTCAAAATGTTGTCAAACTTACTAATGAAGAAGATATCCCATTTACATTGCTTGGAAACGGATCAAATTTAATTATTAAAGATGGCGGTATTCGAGGAATCGTCATTAACTTAAAACACTTAGATAAAATCTCCTCCCAGGGTGATACGGTTGTTGCTCAAAGCGGTGCACGAATCATTGATGCATCCCGCTATGCCCTTGAGCAGCATTTGTCTGGCCTCGAATTCGCATGCGGCATACCAGGAACCGTCGGAGGAGCTCTCTATATGAACGCAGGGGCTTACGGTGGAGAAATTAAGGATGTCCTTGACTATGCTTACGTGGTTGATAAAGAGGGAAACCTTGTTAAACGTCTTGCCTCTGAGCTTGATTTAGACTACAGAACAAGTAACATTCCTGATAATGGTGATATTGTCGTTGAGGCAACCTTCAATTTAAAACCTGCCAGTTATGAAGAAATCAAAGCGGTCATGGATGATCTTACATTTAAACGTGAATCGAAGCAACCGCTTGAGTATCCTTCCTGTGGCAGTGTATTTAAACGACCTCCCGGTTATTTCGCAGGAAAACTGATTCAGGACAGCGAGCTTCAGGGGACAAATATTGGCGGTGCCGAAGTTTCCAAAAAGCATGCAGGATTCATCGTCAACAAAGATAATGCTACTACGAAGGACTACATTTCATTGATTGAGCATGTACAAAGAACAGTTAAGGAAAAGTTCGGTGTGGATTTAGAAAGAGAAGTACGCATTATTGGTGAAGACCAAGATTAA
- a CDS encoding DUF1540 domain-containing protein, producing the protein MALDVLCEVKNCVYNENGQNCGADRIYVVSHKGDQAHNSEETDCKTFKPSNL; encoded by the coding sequence ATGGCGCTAGACGTTCTTTGTGAAGTAAAGAACTGTGTGTACAATGAAAATGGTCAAAACTGTGGAGCAGATCGAATTTATGTCGTTAGTCATAAGGGAGATCAAGCACATAACAGTGAGGAAACAGACTGTAAGACATTTAAACCGTCCAACCTATAA